In Populus trichocarpa isolate Nisqually-1 chromosome 16, P.trichocarpa_v4.1, whole genome shotgun sequence, a genomic segment contains:
- the LOC112324504 gene encoding non-specific lipid-transfer protein 1, which yields MANAKLICALLLCILVTAPMLNIEASIPCHTVKVDLATCLGYFRKGGSVPNSCCKGVQNVNNAARTTKDRRDTCNCLKTTAKQYHIVNFRFAADLPRICRVKIPYRISASIDCSRIK from the exons ATGGCTAATGCTAAGCTGATCTGTGCTCTCTTGCTATGCATACTGGTAACTGCCCCCATGTTGAACATTGAAGCCTCGATACCATGTCATACTGTGAAAGTTGACTTGGCAACGTGCCTTGGCTACTTTAGGAAGGGGGGGAGTGTTCCTAACAGTTGCTGCAAAGGAGTTCAGAATGTCAACAACGCTGCTAGAACCACCAAGGACCGCCGAGACACTTGTAATTGCTTGAAAACAACTGCCAAACAGTATCATATAGTCAATTTCAGGTTCGCAGCTGATCTCCCTCGCATCTGCAGAGTTAAAATTCCTTACCGTATTAGCGCCTCCATTGACTGCTCCAG GATTAAGTGA